The Homo sapiens chromosome 6 genomic scaffold, GRCh38.p14 alternate locus group ALT_REF_LOCI_7 HSCHR6_MHC_SSTO_CTG1 genome includes a region encoding these proteins:
- the FLOT1 gene encoding flotillin-1 isoform X4, giving the protein MFFTCGPNEAMVVSDPEVKIQGQNKEMLAAACQMFLGKTEAEIAHIALETLEGHQRAIMAHMTVEEIYKDRQKFSEQVFKVASSDLVNMGISVVSYTLKDIHDDQDYLHSLGKARTAQVQKDARIGEAEAKRDAGIREAKAKQEKVSAQYLSEIEMAKAQRDYELKKAAYDIEVNTRRAQADLAYQLQVAKTKQQIEEQRVQVQVVERAQQVAVQEQEIARREKELEARVRKPAEAERYKLERLAEAEKSQLIMQAEAEAASVRMRGEAEAFAIGARARAEAEQMAKKAEAFQLYQEAAQLDMLLEKLPQVAEEISGPLTSANKITLVSSGSGTMGAAKVTGEVLDILTRLPESVERLTGVSISQVNHKPLRTA; this is encoded by the exons ATGTTTTTCACTTGTGGCCCAAATGAGGCCATGGTGGTCTCCG ATCCAGAG GTAAAAATCCAGGGGCAGAACAAGGAGATGTTGGCGGCCGCCTGTCAGATGTTCCTGGGGAAGACGGAGGCTGAGATTGCCCACATTGCCCTGGAGACGTTAGAGGGCCACCAGAGGGCCATCATGGCCCACATGACTGTGGAG GAGATCTATAAGGACAGGCAGAAATTCTCAGAACAGGTTTTCAAAGTGGCCTCCTCAGACCTGGTCAACATGGGCATCAGTGTGGTTAGCTACACTCTGAAGGACATTCACGATGACCAG GACTATTTGCACTCTTTGGGGAAGGCTCGAACAGCTCAAGTCCAAAAAGATGCACGGATTGGAGAAGCAGAGGCCAAGAGAGATGCTGGGATCCGG GAAGCTAAAGCCAAGCAGGAAAAGGTGTCTGCTCAGTACCTGAGTGAGATCGAGATGgccaaggcacagagagattacgAACTGAAGAAGGCCGCCTATGACATCGAGGTCAACACCCGCCGAGCACAGGCTGACCTGGCCTATCAGCTTCAG GTGGCCAAGACTAAGCAGCAGATTGAGGAGCAGCGGGTGCAGGTGCAGGTGGTGGAGCGGGCCCAGCAGGTGGCAGTGCAGGAGCAGGAGATCGCCCGGCGGGAGAAGGAGCTGGAGGCCCGGGTGCGGAAGCCAGCGGAAGCGGAGCGCTACAAGCTGGAGCGCCTAGCCGAGGCAGAGAA GTCCCAACTAATTATGCAGGCGGAGGCAGAAGCCGCGTCTGTGCGG ATGcgtggggaagctgaggccttTGCCATAGGGGCCCGAGCCCGAGCCGAGGCTGAGCAGATGGCCAAGAAGGCAGAAGCCTTCCAGCTGTACCAAGAGGCTGCTCAGCTGGACATGCTGCTAGAGAAGCTGCCCCAG GTGGCAGAGGAGATCAGTGGTCCCTTGACTTCAGCCAATAAGATCACACTGGTGTCCAGCGGCAGTGGGACCATGGGGGCAGCCAAAGTGACTGGGGAAGTACTGGACATTCTAACTCGCCTGCCAGAGAGTGTGGAAAGACTCACAGGCGTGAGCATCTCCCAG GTGAATCACAAGcctttgagaacagcctga
- the FLOT1 gene encoding flotillin-1 isoform 2 (isoform 2 is encoded by transcript variant 2) has product MFFTCGPNEAMVVSGFCRSPPVMVAGGRVFVLPCIQQIQRISLNTLTLNVKSEKVYTRHGVPISVTGIAQEIYKDRQKFSEQVFKVASSDLVNMGISVVSYTLKDIHDDQDYLHSLGKARTAQVQKDARIGEAEAKRDAGIREAKAKQEKVSAQYLSEIEMAKAQRDYELKKAAYDIEVNTRRAQADLAYQLQVAKTKQQIEEQRVQVQVVERAQQVAVQEQEIARREKELEARVRKPAEAERYKLERLAEAEKSQLIMQAEAEAASVRMRGEAEAFAIGARARAEAEQMAKKAEAFQLYQEAAQLDMLLEKLPQVAEEISGPLTSANKITLVSSGSGTMGAAKVTGEVLDILTRLPESVERLTGVSISQVNHKPLRTA; this is encoded by the exons ATGTTTTTCACTTGTGGCCCAAATGAGGCCATGGTGGTCTCCG GGTTCTGCCGAAGCCCCCCAGTCATGGTGGCTGGAGGGCGTGTCTTTGTCCTGCCCTGCATCCAACAGATCCAGAG GATCTCTCTCAACACACTGACCCTCAATGTCAAGAGTGAAAAGGTTTACACTCGCCATGGGGTCCCCATCTCAGTCACTGGCATTGCCCAG GAGATCTATAAGGACAGGCAGAAATTCTCAGAACAGGTTTTCAAAGTGGCCTCCTCAGACCTGGTCAACATGGGCATCAGTGTGGTTAGCTACACTCTGAAGGACATTCACGATGACCAG GACTATTTGCACTCTTTGGGGAAGGCTCGAACAGCTCAAGTCCAAAAAGATGCACGGATTGGAGAAGCAGAGGCCAAGAGAGATGCTGGGATCCGG GAAGCTAAAGCCAAGCAGGAAAAGGTGTCTGCTCAGTACCTGAGTGAGATCGAGATGgccaaggcacagagagattacgAACTGAAGAAGGCCGCCTATGACATCGAGGTCAACACCCGCCGAGCACAGGCTGACCTGGCCTATCAGCTTCAG GTGGCCAAGACTAAGCAGCAGATTGAGGAGCAGCGGGTGCAGGTGCAGGTGGTGGAGCGGGCCCAGCAGGTGGCAGTGCAGGAGCAGGAGATCGCCCGGCGGGAGAAGGAGCTGGAGGCCCGGGTGCGGAAGCCAGCGGAAGCGGAGCGCTACAAGCTGGAGCGCCTAGCCGAGGCAGAGAA GTCCCAACTAATTATGCAGGCGGAGGCAGAAGCCGCGTCTGTGCGG ATGcgtggggaagctgaggccttTGCCATAGGGGCCCGAGCCCGAGCCGAGGCTGAGCAGATGGCCAAGAAGGCAGAAGCCTTCCAGCTGTACCAAGAGGCTGCTCAGCTGGACATGCTGCTAGAGAAGCTGCCCCAG GTGGCAGAGGAGATCAGTGGTCCCTTGACTTCAGCCAATAAGATCACACTGGTGTCCAGCGGCAGTGGGACCATGGGGGCAGCCAAAGTGACTGGGGAAGTACTGGACATTCTAACTCGCCTGCCAGAGAGTGTGGAAAGACTCACAGGCGTGAGCATCTCCCAG GTGAATCACAAGcctttgagaacagcctga
- the FLOT1 gene encoding flotillin-1 isoform 1 (isoform 1 is encoded by transcript variant 1), with product MFFTCGPNEAMVVSGFCRSPPVMVAGGRVFVLPCIQQIQRISLNTLTLNVKSEKVYTRHGVPISVTGIAQVKIQGQNKEMLAAACQMFLGKTEAEIAHIALETLEGHQRAIMAHMTVEEIYKDRQKFSEQVFKVASSDLVNMGISVVSYTLKDIHDDQDYLHSLGKARTAQVQKDARIGEAEAKRDAGIREAKAKQEKVSAQYLSEIEMAKAQRDYELKKAAYDIEVNTRRAQADLAYQLQVAKTKQQIEEQRVQVQVVERAQQVAVQEQEIARREKELEARVRKPAEAERYKLERLAEAEKSQLIMQAEAEAASVRMRGEAEAFAIGARARAEAEQMAKKAEAFQLYQEAAQLDMLLEKLPQVAEEISGPLTSANKITLVSSGSGTMGAAKVTGEVLDILTRLPESVERLTGVSISQVNHKPLRTA from the exons ATGTTTTTCACTTGTGGCCCAAATGAGGCCATGGTGGTCTCCG GGTTCTGCCGAAGCCCCCCAGTCATGGTGGCTGGAGGGCGTGTCTTTGTCCTGCCCTGCATCCAACAGATCCAGAG GATCTCTCTCAACACACTGACCCTCAATGTCAAGAGTGAAAAGGTTTACACTCGCCATGGGGTCCCCATCTCAGTCACTGGCATTGCCCAG GTAAAAATCCAGGGGCAGAACAAGGAGATGTTGGCGGCCGCCTGTCAGATGTTCCTGGGGAAGACGGAGGCTGAGATTGCCCACATTGCCCTGGAGACGTTAGAGGGCCACCAGAGGGCCATCATGGCCCACATGACTGTGGAG GAGATCTATAAGGACAGGCAGAAATTCTCAGAACAGGTTTTCAAAGTGGCCTCCTCAGACCTGGTCAACATGGGCATCAGTGTGGTTAGCTACACTCTGAAGGACATTCACGATGACCAG GACTATTTGCACTCTTTGGGGAAGGCTCGAACAGCTCAAGTCCAAAAAGATGCACGGATTGGAGAAGCAGAGGCCAAGAGAGATGCTGGGATCCGG GAAGCTAAAGCCAAGCAGGAAAAGGTGTCTGCTCAGTACCTGAGTGAGATCGAGATGgccaaggcacagagagattacgAACTGAAGAAGGCCGCCTATGACATCGAGGTCAACACCCGCCGAGCACAGGCTGACCTGGCCTATCAGCTTCAG GTGGCCAAGACTAAGCAGCAGATTGAGGAGCAGCGGGTGCAGGTGCAGGTGGTGGAGCGGGCCCAGCAGGTGGCAGTGCAGGAGCAGGAGATCGCCCGGCGGGAGAAGGAGCTGGAGGCCCGGGTGCGGAAGCCAGCGGAAGCGGAGCGCTACAAGCTGGAGCGCCTAGCCGAGGCAGAGAA GTCCCAACTAATTATGCAGGCGGAGGCAGAAGCCGCGTCTGTGCGG ATGcgtggggaagctgaggccttTGCCATAGGGGCCCGAGCCCGAGCCGAGGCTGAGCAGATGGCCAAGAAGGCAGAAGCCTTCCAGCTGTACCAAGAGGCTGCTCAGCTGGACATGCTGCTAGAGAAGCTGCCCCAG GTGGCAGAGGAGATCAGTGGTCCCTTGACTTCAGCCAATAAGATCACACTGGTGTCCAGCGGCAGTGGGACCATGGGGGCAGCCAAAGTGACTGGGGAAGTACTGGACATTCTAACTCGCCTGCCAGAGAGTGTGGAAAGACTCACAGGCGTGAGCATCTCCCAG GTGAATCACAAGcctttgagaacagcctga
- the FLOT1 gene encoding flotillin-1 isoform X3 — translation MEPGAAEKQGERGKLQPEPCFSLVAQMRPWWSPVKIQGQNKEMLAAACQMFLGKTEAEIAHIALETLEGHQRAIMAHMTVEEIYKDRQKFSEQVFKVASSDLVNMGISVVSYTLKDIHDDQDYLHSLGKARTAQVQKDARIGEAEAKRDAGIREAKAKQEKVSAQYLSEIEMAKAQRDYELKKAAYDIEVNTRRAQADLAYQLQVAKTKQQIEEQRVQVQVVERAQQVAVQEQEIARREKELEARVRKPAEAERYKLERLAEAEKSQLIMQAEAEAASVRMRGEAEAFAIGARARAEAEQMAKKAEAFQLYQEAAQLDMLLEKLPQVAEEISGPLTSANKITLVSSGSGTMGAAKVTGEVLDILTRLPESVERLTGVSISQVNHKPLRTA, via the exons atggaGCCTGGGGCTGCCGAGaagcagggagagaggggaaag ctccagcctgaaCCATGTTTTTCACTTGTGGCCCAAATGAGGCCATGGTGGTCTCCG GTAAAAATCCAGGGGCAGAACAAGGAGATGTTGGCGGCCGCCTGTCAGATGTTCCTGGGGAAGACGGAGGCTGAGATTGCCCACATTGCCCTGGAGACGTTAGAGGGCCACCAGAGGGCCATCATGGCCCACATGACTGTGGAG GAGATCTATAAGGACAGGCAGAAATTCTCAGAACAGGTTTTCAAAGTGGCCTCCTCAGACCTGGTCAACATGGGCATCAGTGTGGTTAGCTACACTCTGAAGGACATTCACGATGACCAG GACTATTTGCACTCTTTGGGGAAGGCTCGAACAGCTCAAGTCCAAAAAGATGCACGGATTGGAGAAGCAGAGGCCAAGAGAGATGCTGGGATCCGG GAAGCTAAAGCCAAGCAGGAAAAGGTGTCTGCTCAGTACCTGAGTGAGATCGAGATGgccaaggcacagagagattacgAACTGAAGAAGGCCGCCTATGACATCGAGGTCAACACCCGCCGAGCACAGGCTGACCTGGCCTATCAGCTTCAG GTGGCCAAGACTAAGCAGCAGATTGAGGAGCAGCGGGTGCAGGTGCAGGTGGTGGAGCGGGCCCAGCAGGTGGCAGTGCAGGAGCAGGAGATCGCCCGGCGGGAGAAGGAGCTGGAGGCCCGGGTGCGGAAGCCAGCGGAAGCGGAGCGCTACAAGCTGGAGCGCCTAGCCGAGGCAGAGAA GTCCCAACTAATTATGCAGGCGGAGGCAGAAGCCGCGTCTGTGCGG ATGcgtggggaagctgaggccttTGCCATAGGGGCCCGAGCCCGAGCCGAGGCTGAGCAGATGGCCAAGAAGGCAGAAGCCTTCCAGCTGTACCAAGAGGCTGCTCAGCTGGACATGCTGCTAGAGAAGCTGCCCCAG GTGGCAGAGGAGATCAGTGGTCCCTTGACTTCAGCCAATAAGATCACACTGGTGTCCAGCGGCAGTGGGACCATGGGGGCAGCCAAAGTGACTGGGGAAGTACTGGACATTCTAACTCGCCTGCCAGAGAGTGTGGAAAGACTCACAGGCGTGAGCATCTCCCAG GTGAATCACAAGcctttgagaacagcctga
- the FLOT1 gene encoding flotillin-1 isoform X2, whose product MEPGAAEKQGERGKLQPEPCFSLVAQMRPWWSPIQRISLNTLTLNVKSEKVYTRHGVPISVTGIAQVKIQGQNKEMLAAACQMFLGKTEAEIAHIALETLEGHQRAIMAHMTVEEIYKDRQKFSEQVFKVASSDLVNMGISVVSYTLKDIHDDQDYLHSLGKARTAQVQKDARIGEAEAKRDAGIREAKAKQEKVSAQYLSEIEMAKAQRDYELKKAAYDIEVNTRRAQADLAYQLQVAKTKQQIEEQRVQVQVVERAQQVAVQEQEIARREKELEARVRKPAEAERYKLERLAEAEKSQLIMQAEAEAASVRMRGEAEAFAIGARARAEAEQMAKKAEAFQLYQEAAQLDMLLEKLPQVAEEISGPLTSANKITLVSSGSGTMGAAKVTGEVLDILTRLPESVERLTGVSISQVNHKPLRTA is encoded by the exons atggaGCCTGGGGCTGCCGAGaagcagggagagaggggaaag ctccagcctgaaCCATGTTTTTCACTTGTGGCCCAAATGAGGCCATGGTGGTCTCCG ATCCAGAG GATCTCTCTCAACACACTGACCCTCAATGTCAAGAGTGAAAAGGTTTACACTCGCCATGGGGTCCCCATCTCAGTCACTGGCATTGCCCAG GTAAAAATCCAGGGGCAGAACAAGGAGATGTTGGCGGCCGCCTGTCAGATGTTCCTGGGGAAGACGGAGGCTGAGATTGCCCACATTGCCCTGGAGACGTTAGAGGGCCACCAGAGGGCCATCATGGCCCACATGACTGTGGAG GAGATCTATAAGGACAGGCAGAAATTCTCAGAACAGGTTTTCAAAGTGGCCTCCTCAGACCTGGTCAACATGGGCATCAGTGTGGTTAGCTACACTCTGAAGGACATTCACGATGACCAG GACTATTTGCACTCTTTGGGGAAGGCTCGAACAGCTCAAGTCCAAAAAGATGCACGGATTGGAGAAGCAGAGGCCAAGAGAGATGCTGGGATCCGG GAAGCTAAAGCCAAGCAGGAAAAGGTGTCTGCTCAGTACCTGAGTGAGATCGAGATGgccaaggcacagagagattacgAACTGAAGAAGGCCGCCTATGACATCGAGGTCAACACCCGCCGAGCACAGGCTGACCTGGCCTATCAGCTTCAG GTGGCCAAGACTAAGCAGCAGATTGAGGAGCAGCGGGTGCAGGTGCAGGTGGTGGAGCGGGCCCAGCAGGTGGCAGTGCAGGAGCAGGAGATCGCCCGGCGGGAGAAGGAGCTGGAGGCCCGGGTGCGGAAGCCAGCGGAAGCGGAGCGCTACAAGCTGGAGCGCCTAGCCGAGGCAGAGAA GTCCCAACTAATTATGCAGGCGGAGGCAGAAGCCGCGTCTGTGCGG ATGcgtggggaagctgaggccttTGCCATAGGGGCCCGAGCCCGAGCCGAGGCTGAGCAGATGGCCAAGAAGGCAGAAGCCTTCCAGCTGTACCAAGAGGCTGCTCAGCTGGACATGCTGCTAGAGAAGCTGCCCCAG GTGGCAGAGGAGATCAGTGGTCCCTTGACTTCAGCCAATAAGATCACACTGGTGTCCAGCGGCAGTGGGACCATGGGGGCAGCCAAAGTGACTGGGGAAGTACTGGACATTCTAACTCGCCTGCCAGAGAGTGTGGAAAGACTCACAGGCGTGAGCATCTCCCAG GTGAATCACAAGcctttgagaacagcctga
- the IER3 gene encoding radiation-inducible immediate-early gene IEX-1 (The RefSeq protein has 1 substitution compared to this genomic sequence) encodes MCHSRSCHPTMTILQAPTPAPSTIPGPRRGSGPEIFTFDPLPEPAAAPAGRPSASRGHRKRSRRVLYPRVVRRQLPVEEPNPAKRLLFLLLTIVFCQILMAEEGVPAPLPPEDAPNAASLAPTPVSAVLEPFNLTSEPSDYALDLSTFLQQHPAAF; translated from the exons ATGTGTCACTCTCGCAGCTGCCACCCGACCATGACCATCCTGCAGGCCCCGACCCCGGCCCCCTCCACCATCCCGGGACCCCGGCGGGGCTCCGGTCCTGAGATCTTCACCTTCGACCCTCTCCCGGAGCCCGCAGCGGCCCCTGCCGGGCGCCCCAGCGCCTCTCGCGGGCACCGAAAGCGCAGCCGCAGGGTTCTCTACCCTCGAGTG GTCCGGCGCCAGCTGCCAGTCGAGGAACCGAACCCAGCCAAAAGGCTTCTCTTTCTGCTGCTCACCATCGTCTTCTGCCAGATCCTGATGGCTGAAGAGGGTGTGCCGGCGCCCCTGCCTCCAGAGGACGCCCCTAACGCCGCATCCCTGGCGCCCACCCCTGTGTCCCCCGTCCTCGAGCCCTTTAATCTGACTTCGGAGCCCTCGGACTACGCTCTGGACCTCAGCACTTTCCTCCAGCAACACCCGGCCGCCTTCTAA